agccataatgaaccgttgaagaggGGCTGAAGGGTCAGGTTTAGCTTCCCCTCCTAACTGTCTCCAGAGGCTCTCCtgcataagggtgtatgtgctcccagtatccagtaccgccttcacctcttgtccttttatcgTCACAGGCACTATTAGAAGAGATGTCATAGGGTGGggttgagcaatggatactcctgctagattttttgaggtatggcgttcaggtggtcttttatttgttgtttcattGCTGTTCAATTTACCCACTCCAGCAGTAACGTCATAGGTAGCATTGCATCTGTTAACAGGTGGGACTTTAAGTCGTGTTGCTGGTATGGGAGTTTTCAAGGCCTTGACTGTAGATGGGGAAGAGGCAGGGTAAAAAGTCTGTACTTGAgatcgagatggggtactggtgaattttatttttttcatttgattttcccatcttgcatctctccgcaggaaacaatccaccaccgctctctccaacttctctacAGACCTCTGAAACTGATCTTCTAAGTCTGCTAAGCTAGCGTCCACTGactcccggaaactagtttccctattcAGGGAActctctacagactgttgtaattcctgttcattatgttgtatttttgcatttagagccaataaatccaccttaagtttatcGATCTCCATCtgcattgtctgtacaacatttatattaaccatttctttttcatcatcatcatcctcatcatcagaaTTATATAATGAACTCAGTatagatgctatttcatctggCGGGTTccgtctggtaacaaacgggcccgcagtgaaatcagcatcctcaGGCTCAACCgagctacaccttaactcatTCACATCATTCtcaatttcatcattatgtacATTGATTATTCCACCATTTGCTTGTGTCATGTCTTCCatttttataaacacacacaaaaaaacactatcaacAAATAGAAACGGCACGTagttccccgtacgggccaccactatgtaacactctccaatcttaaagttgagtttacactattttgggatcttccgtaccgtttctaatgataggttgtggagtggagaaaataaatataacaacaccgatgaaaaatcaataaacccaagtgtatttacaaaaccaataatatttacaataataacaaacaaagtgtatatacatgtaaaagtgaagtccagagtgcacagagataTCAACAGTGTtcggatcagcctcaccgggtgtttTTATCGTCCGTGAgcgtgatcaagtgatggagtgatgaattgatgaatgcccaaagtcctctgataaaaggtaatccTGGCTACGAGCCAAACGAAATacctccaggaggaacggcgtctcaagcgctcccaggtcagtcaccagcgtaTTCCAATTTATGAATGAACGGGTTTGAAGTGCGTACTCGGAAATGAGCCTTGAACACCGGCATAGtggttctttaaatagaaactgaaaGTTAGTTCCTgattacgtggcaggaaaacacgtaacatgacttcacgcgaagatctcgcgtgaacagagatcggggaacaacacacaacagctgaggggaatgacagataacaggggaaagcaatataactaataagaatcaatgacacacatttaaagtcataaaccttaatataaaacctccccttatgtggccacgctacaacgTCTGTTTTGTGGATATGTTTTTTCTTGGATTTGAATTGGAATTCTTGGACTATTTTACACCCTCGAAACACTTCTTGGATTGTTCACTGGACTATTTACACGCTCAAACGTTTTTGGGTAATTTAACTGGTTGTTTCCGTGATCCTGTCACACTGATCGGCTACGAGCCCTCTCCATTCTTATCCTCATATCCCTCGCGGCATCTGATACTGTGAGTCTCCCCTCTCTTTATCATTTTTGTTGTGTCAATCTTTGGTATGGTTGGGTAGCCTTCCCTTCTGTGGATTGTGTGGATTGCGGGTTTGATACGGTTCTGGCTAACGTAGTTAAACCGATAAATTGTTGTGTAGGTCGCGTTGGACATCACTTGCAGATTctgttttttggtcttttttgGTTTGTGCTGTTTTTGAATGACGTTAATCAATTTAGTTTCCCCGAGATGGCTTTACTGCAGCCCATCTCAGAACATATAAAGGATCATTCTGATTGGCTCCGGACACTTATAAATGTTGTGAACAACTTGGAGTTTTACGCCAACCACGCTACATACACCGGTCGCGGAAGAAACTTCGGAATTATCACTACTCGTCTTCTAATAATATTCCGGTTGTCTGTACCAACACCCTTGCTTCTGATACAACACAGCTGGAAAATCGATCCATTAACTTTGGAAATCTAAGATCATTGTGTTTTGATCCTGACCTCAGTACCTGCAGACGCGCATCTTCAGACCTGCGATGTGCGCTGTTGGACACACGCTCTCTAACTGATAAAGCAACACTGTTGAATGACATAATCACTGACACAAACCTGGACATGCTACTTTTGACGGAAACCTGGCAGGTTCCTAACGTCCTTTTCAACCTGAACCTCTTAACACCACCTGGGTACATCTATTTCTCTCAACCGCATCTCCATCGTAGAGGGGGAGGGCTGGCTGTGGTTTGCCGTGAGACTATTAAAATTTCCAAGATCGAGTTTCATGATGCTTCAGCATTTGAATACCTAGCACTGAAAATGACTGGCCAAACTCCACTGGCTGTAATCTTAATTTACCGACCTCCGTAATGTCCCACTGACTTTTTCTCTGAGATTAGTGAGTTACTTACTCTTGTCTGTGGTGGTTATTCATCTGTTATTCTACTTGGTGattttaatgtacatgaaaacacTACACAATGCAATGAATTGATGTCTGTACTGGACTGTTTCAACCTAACTCAACATGTAACTTTTGCTACTCACTCCAGAGGTCATATACTGGATCTCACATGTACATCTGGCTTAAATAATATCTCTGTTAATGGTTCTGATTTTGCTTTCTCATATcataaaatcataagcttcagTTGTAGTGTTCCAATATCTATATCACCACTGAAGAAAATGCTGACTTATCGTAAAATCAATTCTGTGAATCCATCTTCTTTCTCTGCTTCAATAAGGGCTTCTATATTGTCAGAATGTCTACTATCTAACTGTCCGTCAGAAATCTGCTGTATATACAATAATGCTTTGTCTCAAATACTTGAGAGGCAAGCTCCTGTTAAAACTAGACTGGTTCCATCTACTCGTGCCTCGCCCTGGTTCACTCCTGAACTACGAACGATAAAAACGGTCGCCGCCTAGAAAGACTATACAGGAAAACTGGACTAATCGTGCACTCCTTGGCTCTTAAAGAACACTTGCTTAAGTACCGTACAGCCCTTAACGACGCAAGAACCTCTTATTTCACCTCTACCATTAGGAATGCAATGTTTAACAAACTTACAAATCCACCACAACATGTTATTTCAGGCTCTGTGGGGCTGGTAGATATCTTTTCTAAATTTTTCTCATATGATAAACTGTAGTTTGGCATCCGGCGTTGTTCCAGCAGAATTAAAAATGGCTGCGGTGACCCCCATTCTGAAAAAACCTGGCCTAGACCACCTAAATATGGACAATTACAGACCAATATCCAACTTAACATTCTTAAGCAAAGTCCTTGAAAGGGTTGTTGCTTCACAACTGCGATCACACTTGGATGTTAATGGTCTTTTTGAACCTTTTCAGTCTGGATTTCGCCCATCACATAGCACTGAAACTGCCCTTCTTCGGGTGGTTAACGACATTCTTTTGTCCATGGATTCAGGGCTGATAAACATCTTGATGCGCCTTGATTTAAGCATGCTTTTGACACAGTCTGCCATGAAATAATGATCTCTAGGCTTTCTGATATTGGCATCACTGGCTCTGCTCTTTCCTGGATTATTTCCTACATCAGCGACAGAAAGTATTATATCACTATACAAGGGTTTAGATCTGCCACTGCTTCACTCACACAAGGTGTTCCTCAAGGTTCGGTTCTTGGCCCACTATTGTTCATTATCTACATATATCCACTCGGTGACATCATACGCAGGCATGGACTTAAATTccattgctatgctgatgatattcaAATCTATCTTACCACCAGCTCCGATAGGCCATCTCTGCCTGACTCACTCACTGCATGTATCAAGGACATCAAGCATTGGATGTCCCTGAATTTCCTCAAATTAAATAAGAAAACTGAGATATTAGTGATTGGCTCTACTGCCTCAGTTAAAAGGATGGGCCAGTCCTTTGACATTGATGGAACTCACGTTAAGCATTCATCATCGATTCGTAACCTTGGTGTCTTATTCGATCCAACTCTATCATTTGGTTCTCATATTTCTTCTATTGTTAAAAACTCTTTTTTCCATCTTCGTAATATTGCTTGTCTATGATCTTCTCTCACTTTAGCTTATGCCGAAACCTTAATTCATGCATTAATCACATCACgcctggactactgcaatgccttATTTCTTGGTCTTCCCAAAAACTTATTGCAAGATTACAGTGTTCAGAACTCTGCAGCAAGTGTTCTCACCTCTACCAGGCGTTCTGCTCACATTACTCCTCTGCTTCATGACCTTCACTGGCTACCTGTGGCATCACGTATCCACTATAAGGTAGTGCTGCAAGCATTAAATTGTCTTGCTCCCCAATATCTGTCTGACCCACTCAACCCTTACCATCCTGCCCGGTCTCTTAGTTCAGCTGAACTTGGTTTACTGTCCATCCCTCGTTTCAGGTTGTCTACTGTAGGTGGAAGGTCTTTTAGTATTAATGCTCCTCAATTATGGAATTCACTACCTCTTACACTACGTAATACCTGATCTGTGGCTACTTTCAAGACCCAGTTAAAAACATATCTATTGAACATGCATTTTGGATAAGGTGACTCTGTATCCTATGTGACTAATGTATGTGAGGGCgtctaaatgtatttgaaatgtacaaTGTAAAGAGACCTTGAGctatggaaaggcgctatataaaactTCTTCAGTATGATTGGaaggcaaattattttaagggaagtcggatggagcgccctcatttctggagtggtgtgcggagatggggagggtggctgctttcAAGGAGATGGCTGGGGGTTCGGAATTTGTTTGATTGGAAGAGTGGCAAATATTTAGTGTTCTCTCGGAGAGGGGCTGTGGAGAGCGATGTTTAGTTTGTGACCACAGGGGTATTCGTTGAGGGTAAAATGTTGATTCAacatatgtttttatttgaatcaatgttaattgttaatacatttcttctgccattacattgaCTTGCTTTATTGTCCTATTCTGTATTTCTATATACATTTATGGAgctggttttaataaataaaactagaATAAGcggtcttgttgctgtattgtatgtGTACTGGAAGCGTCGGTCAAagtcaaattccttgtgtgtaagcatacttggcaataaagctcattctggtaTATGAAAATAGCTTGTCATTTTCTCATGGTTTTGAAAATTTAACACAGAGGGCATTTGTGATGTATACAGTAAGTGATTGATTCAAAAGAGCCAAATATGTATgggcatttaagggttaaatattttaacaagtCACATTTGAGATTTGTCTAACTGTACTGGCTTTAAGCAGACAGAAAGACTACATTGAAGAGAAGCAATGTTCATAATATAACCATCAAAACTGAAGTCTATTAGAAATGTACTATAAAGTCAGCATTTACTGGCACAAAAATGTCAATCAGTTATGGTGGCAACATGGTCTCTCCTCCCTCCCAGTTCTCGGAGCACGTACACACTAGGGAAAGCGTTGACTAATTGAATTGAGCCAAGAGAGTATTCAAACTGGCTTGTCTCTCTCATGGATGTCCAAAACATTCAAGAGAATTGTCAAACACTTGGAAAGGCACCTCTATTGACACCCACAAAGCAACATTGTGCATTTATCACCAGTTTAAATTGTGGTGTACATTTGACCCTCTTAGCTTTTCATGGTAGTGAGGTCGAAGACATCCGTGGAGAGAACTCCCCCCAAAGAACTCCATGTACACTTGTTCCTGAGGAAATCTTGAACAGTTTACAGTACCTCCTTGGTTTGAGCACGTCCCTTCTGTACTGGAGTAAATTCAAAACACCGGAGACAATAGGCATATCGGTTAACAATTGCATACCCTTCTATATAATGGTCATGGTATTGCTTGCAGCCTCGGTGATTTTTGCGGATACACCACACCTCATTAAAACAGCTCAGACTGTTGTTTGTGTCTGGTAACTTTATTAAATTTACATGAAGAAAATGCCTCCACTGGAAACGACAGTCTTTTCAATGTTCTCACCAACATCTCTTTCTGGAATACAAGAGAAGGCAGAGGTTAAAAGCGGTTTACAAAAGGACAAACCACAGTGAAGTAATACACCTACTTTGCCTGGTGCAGCTCTGCTCACAGGAGCCAGTGGAAGAGGGATGGCACACCGATGTACTACAGTGGATGAAGACCTGAGCAAGAAGGGATTAACCACAGCATTCATAAGAACCATTAAGGGTTTAGGGGTGTTGAAAGTTGGATGGTAATCATACCATtccctgcagaggagctagtgaTGCTGGATCCACAAACGTGAACATCTTCACAATAAAGCGCTTGTAATGGGTTGGGAACTGAAGACCAGTGGAGCCATCCACAGGAACCGGTGTGGTGAGGTAACGATCATCCTGGTAAGGGCATCTGGAAGGCAGAGTAACAGTCAGGACTAGCTCAAAACAGACCAATGACACAAATGCTGGGGTTATACTCACCCATTAACTAGAAGGTCCCACTGAGGCAGGCTGAGGGAATCAGGGGATGATGTCGCCCAGCAATGTCCCAGCATCAGGACAATATTGGGGTCAGTCCTCTCCAAAAGGTGCACCTCAACATACACAGGTTGTCGTAGGACTTTTGTGACTGGGTAATCAGCATCACTGTAGTAGGACGTGTATGCAGCATCCTCTGCAGGAGGACAACATTTTAGAAACCCTAGTTACACTTTCGAGACAGCGATATAGAGAAGCAGCACATTACCTTCTGCACATCCTTTTGTGACACATTGTCCATTTGCCAGGCGAAGCTCCACTCTGAGGGGTCCAGGAGCAGCTACAGGTGGAGGTGGAGGAACGGTGTTGACCTCCACAACCAGAGCTTGAACAGCAGTGCCAGAATACCTACACTGGAAGAGAAGCCTGGACAACAGACAGTGAGCTTGTAGCACAAGTCAAAGATTGCATTTAAGCTAAAGCATAGATCACCTACTCAAAGTGACTGTCCCTTGTGATGGAACCAAGTGGTCCAATCCCCACTTCATAGGATGAAGTCATTCTGTTCTCATACACCACATATCCATTGTCCTCCTGCAAACAACATGGTTAGCATCCACTCCTTTCCAAGCAAAACAAGTCTAAACAGCACCAGTACCCACCATCATGCTTGTGCCACAAGCTGTGACAGGGAATTGGTAAATGGCAAAGGAAGGTGTGGACCCAACTGGAGCACAAGGTGGGTCATTTCCACCCAACAGACGGACTGTATCCAGACTTAGTGAAGGCAGTGTAACATCTCTAGCCACCACAACCACAAACTGGCCATCTCTAATACACTGGACGGTCACTGTTTCAAGGTAGAGAGCAAGTTACCTCAGAGAATCAGTTGAATACGAACAACCTTACAATTGGCTCAACACACTTACCGGCTTTCCCATAGTAACACTGCTGTCCGTCAAAGCAGCAGTTTATAGCGTCACACTCAGCAGCACTGATACCAGGTGGTCCACATTGGATCTGCTCATAATCAGCTACAGCACACTTGTCAAGAGGCTCTGCCTGTGCCACTGGCTGCTTGGGTAGAAACGCTTGAGAAAACTGGTGTGCGGTTTGCTGTTGCAGGGCCTGTTGAGCCAAAAACTTCTGATCACTTGGCTGGAACACAACATCTTGAGGATTCTTGGCTAAAATTCCTCCTCTAGTCTGCTGGAGGACTGAAGCTTGAGGATTCTGGGCTGGACCCCACCCTTGATTTTGCAGTTGCAGACCCTGTGGAGCCAGAAACTTCTGATCACTTGGCTGGAACACAACATCTTGAGGATTCTTGGCTAAAATTCCTCTAGTCTGCTGGAGGACTGAAGCTTGAGGATTCTTGGCTAAAATTCCTCCTCGAGTCTGCTGGAGGACTGAAGCTTGAGGATTCTGGGCTGGACCCCACCCTTGATTTTGCAGTTGCAGACCCTGTTGAGCCAAAAACTTCTGATCACTTGGCTGGAACACAACATCTTGAGGATTCTTGGCTAAAATTCCTCCTCGAGTTTGCTGGAGGACTGAAGCTTGAGGATTCTTGGCTAAAATTCCTCCTCGAGTACGCTGGAGGACTGAAGCTTGAGGATTCTGGACTGGATTTCCCCCTTGTCGTTGAGTCTGCTGTGGAGTTAAAAACTGTTGATCACTTGGCTGAAATGCAAGAGATTGACCACTCCTGGCTGGAATCCCTCCTTGTTGGCCACTTTGCTGGAAGACTGAATCTTGAGGCACCTGGGGCAGATTACTCCACTGTGGAACAGCATGACAGAAAGCACAAAACCACACACAAAGTGCCAAAAGATGAAATGTACCCATACTTTCTGCCATTACTCCACAACTGAATTCATCATTCAAGTGGATTCCTTTTGAATCCTTCGAAGTGCAGCTCATTAACGATGTCACTCCCTGTTCAATTAACAGTCTTCATTCATCAGACTGGGCATTTACAGATAAGGTGATTCTAATTGATTCTAAAAAGTTAACCTGAAGATTTTGTGTGGTCACATTTAGTCTAATTAACATGCTAGTCTTCACACaacttaattaaaacaattcaCAACAAATGATGAAATGCCCAGAAGCCAATATGTACGCCAAAGCATATGTATATCAGTAAAAGATGTACTAAAGTATTTTTATGTAGTTTACATGTCACCTCTTCTTTAAATACTATATTTACTATAAGTTAAAGTACTTTTAATAGTAAGAAGAATACCTGCAGTATTTTTTCACAATGATTGCAAAGACGGTGTGGAACCAAcaggaacatttacatttatgtatttggcagatgcttttaaagcaacttacagtgcacttattacagggacaatcccccagagcaacctggagttaagtgccttgctcaaggacacaatggtggtggctgcggggttcgaaccagcgaccttctgattaccagttatgtgctttaccaCTCTAGGAACAGAAGGTGGTTCATTTCCATTAAGTAGTTATACTGTATCTAGGCAATAATCAAAATGATCATAATCAAAATCATCAGATCATTttttgcttttgatgtcaaaatgtaagcAGGATCCACCCATggtgccatacaagctagaactgcTACTGTTGAAAACAGTATTAACACATCTTAACTCTTTACAAACTAACAACATccttaaagatttttttaaagttcaaattTTTAATTTCTAATTGTCTACAATTCCAAACTCAGCCCCTG
This sequence is a window from Xyrauchen texanus isolate HMW12.3.18 chromosome 30, RBS_HiC_50CHRs, whole genome shotgun sequence. Protein-coding genes within it:
- the LOC127623978 gene encoding zona pellucida sperm-binding protein 4-like, whose protein sequence is MSCTSKDSKGIHLNDEFSCGWSNLPQVPQDSVFQQSGQQGGIPARSGQSLAFQPSDQQFLTPQQTQRQGGNPVQNPQASVLQRTRGGILAKNPQASVLQQTRGGILAKNPQDVVFQPSDQKFLAQQGLQLQNQGWGPAQNPQASVLQQTRGGILAKNPQASVLQQTRGILAKNPQDVVFQPSDQKFLAPQGLQLQNQGWGPAQNPQASVLQQTRGGILAKNPQDVVFQPSDQKFLAQQALQQQTAHQFSQAFLPKQPVAQAEPLDKCAVADYEQIQCGPPGISAAECDAINCCFDGQQCYYGKAVTVQCIRDGQFVVVVARDVTLPSLSLDTVRLLGGNDPPCAPVGSTPSFAIYQFPVTACGTSMMEDNGYVVYENRMTSSYEVGIGPLGSITRDSHFELLFQCRYSGTAVQALVVEVNTVPPPPPVAAPGPLRVELRLANGQCVTKGCAEEDAAYTSYYSDADYPVTKVLRQPVYVEVHLLERTDPNIVLMLGHCWATSSPDSLSLPQWDLLVNGCPYQDDRYLTTPVPVDGSTGLQFPTHYKRFIVKMFTFVDPASLAPLQGMVFIHCSTSVCHPSSTGSCEQSCTRQKRDVGENIEKTVVSSGGIFFM